The following proteins are co-located in the Synechococcus sp. PROS-U-1 genome:
- a CDS encoding CGLD27 family protein: MTEAVSCPVPPEQRPLEEFQQLCDSWFFSWPAGQDPRLLDRLAGSWLLMLPVCSLIASGSWTLKQDPPRLVAAAAVAALVLPLLLLVRQWLGWTYVMQRLLRESVDYEESGWYDGQTWEKPLSWRERDLLVARHEVRPILGRLGRAMATSAGLMLAGASLCQAL; this comes from the coding sequence ATGACAGAAGCGGTGTCCTGCCCTGTTCCCCCGGAGCAGCGTCCTCTCGAGGAGTTTCAGCAGCTCTGCGACTCATGGTTTTTTTCTTGGCCAGCTGGCCAGGATCCTCGGTTGTTAGACCGTCTGGCTGGCAGCTGGTTGCTGATGTTGCCGGTGTGCTCCTTGATCGCCAGTGGAAGCTGGACCCTTAAGCAGGATCCGCCGCGGCTTGTGGCCGCTGCTGCTGTGGCGGCCCTTGTCCTTCCTTTGCTGCTCCTGGTGCGCCAGTGGTTGGGGTGGACCTATGTCATGCAGCGTCTTCTGCGTGAGTCCGTCGACTACGAGGAATCCGGCTGGTACGACGGGCAGACCTGGGAAAAACCCCTGTCTTGGCGAGAACGCGATCTGCTGGTGGCCCGCCATGAAGTCCGCCCAATCCTTGGGCGGCTTGGCCGTGCCATGGCCACCTCGGCGGGTTTAATGCTCGCTGGTGCCAGTCTCTGTCAGGCTCTCTGA
- the rsfS gene encoding ribosome silencing factor: MDSEKLAELVADACDDRKATDIRLIRVDEVSSLADWMVIAGGQSDVQVRAIALSVEDRLEAEADLLPLRKEGLNEGRWALLDYGDVIVHVLMPDERGYYDLEAFWSHGESRTFLPSVK, translated from the coding sequence ATGGATAGCGAGAAGCTTGCCGAGCTCGTGGCTGATGCCTGCGATGACCGCAAGGCAACAGATATCCGTTTAATCCGCGTCGATGAGGTGTCCAGCCTGGCCGATTGGATGGTGATCGCCGGTGGTCAATCCGATGTCCAGGTTCGTGCCATCGCCCTGTCCGTTGAAGATCGCCTGGAGGCTGAGGCAGATCTCTTGCCCTTGCGTAAGGAAGGTCTCAATGAGGGGCGCTGGGCTCTTCTGGATTACGGCGATGTCATCGTTCATGTGCTGATGCCCGATGAGCGTGGTTATTACGACCTTGAGGCCTTCTGGAGTCACGGTGAAAGCAGAACCTTCTTACCGTCCGTGAAGTAA